One window from the genome of Paenibacillus sp. encodes:
- a CDS encoding guanylate kinase, giving the protein MANHDGKFIFVFTGPDGSGRKSVADAVGLTLGVQKIISYTTRGKRPIEEDGQDYYFVDEASFRSAAAAGEFVEHLTIHGYRYGIKEADITRGFEKGSVYVIMNRHGADILKQKYGDHVIRIFLYADRNTVRERQVRDGLSEPEIERHLSHYDEDMAYGPQCEHSVENINDLGHTVYHVTNVLEEYLQRDLVDKD; this is encoded by the coding sequence ATGGCGAACCATGACGGGAAGTTCATATTCGTGTTTACGGGACCCGACGGGTCCGGTCGCAAGTCCGTGGCGGACGCCGTCGGACTGACCCTTGGCGTCCAGAAGATCATCTCGTACACGACGCGCGGCAAGCGTCCGATCGAAGAAGACGGCCAAGATTATTACTTCGTCGACGAAGCCTCTTTCCGGTCGGCGGCGGCGGCGGGGGAATTCGTCGAACACTTGACCATTCACGGCTACCGGTACGGCATCAAAGAAGCGGACATTACTAGAGGATTCGAAAAAGGAAGCGTTTACGTCATTATGAACCGGCACGGCGCGGATATTTTGAAACAGAAGTACGGCGACCACGTGATCCGCATTTTCTTGTACGCTGACCGCAACACGGTGCGCGAGCGGCAAGTGAGAGACGGATTATCCGAGCCCGAAATCGAACGGCACTTATCCCATTACGACGAAGACATGGCCTACGGGCCTCAATGCGAGCATTCGGTCGAAAATATCAACGATCTCGGGCATACGGTGTATCATGTGACAAATGTGCTGGAGGAATACTTGCAGCGGGATTTGGTGGATAAGGATTAG